CCGCTGACGAAATTGATCTGTTCCAGCGCGCGGTAGCGGTTGTAACGGATCTGATGTAAAGAGATGATGGTCTCCTTGTAGGAGTCATAGAAGTCGATGAACTCGAGCAGGCTGATATTCCTTCTCACGAAATTCTTTTGAACTTCTTCGATGAGGTGATGGAACTGATCATCAAATTCCTGGTCGATTCCTTCATAGAGCGCTTCAGCATTGAGGGCATCGGTATAGCGCTGCATCACTTCGTGAGCGAGCTGGTCTTCGGCATGCTGCAACTGTGTTTTGCTTTGCAGGATGCGGCTTTCAGCCTGCCTGATATTTCCCTGGTTGCGATTGAAGAGGGGAAGTGGCATGGCTACTTTAACGCCGGTATAGTCGCGGATATAACTGCCTTGTCTATCGTATGTGATGCCAACAGTGAGGTCAGGCACAGCCAGCGCTTTCTGTAATTTCCTGTTGAGCTCCTGGCTATTTACATTCTCTTTCGCAGCCAGCAGGTCCTGCCGGTGTGTACGCGCTGAATCCAGCAATTGCTGCACGTTCAGTTCCTGTAAGGGATGAAAGGAGAAAGATGGTTCTGTCCAGACAGGTGTAACCGGTATTGCAGGATCGATGCGTGTGAGCATTTTCAGTTCGGTGCTGACTGCATTCACTTCCTGTTGCAATTCTTTTTTGGTTGCCTTCAAAGTGTAAAGCAGGCTCTGGATTCGAAGTAATTCTTTTTGTGCAATATTCCCTTTTGCCAGTTGTTCCTTGAAGCCGGTTACAATACGATTGAGGGATGCGATCTGCGCATCATACAATCCCAGTGATCTTTGCAGGAATGAAAGATGATAAAAATTATCGCGCAATGTGAAAGTGAGGGTGCGCACGAGATCATAGAATTCATGCTCGCTGAGTTTCACCTGGCTTTGCGCCAGGAGTACGGCTTTATTGCGTTTGCCTGCGAGGATGATCACCTGGGATAGCTCGGCTGTATTCTGGCCGTGGTATCCGGGTTCCAGCCATCTTTTGTTTTCGGGATCGTACAGAACATTCTCGAAGCTGAGTTCGGGGTTGTGGTAGAGGCCGGAGGTGATCACCTCGGTTTTGGCAATGTCGATATTGTATTTGGCTGCCAGCAGGCTGAGATTGCTGTGGATGAACCTTTGTTCAGCCTCGTGCAGGGTGAGGTGCAGGGTATCCGGCGCCTGTGCATGCACGGTAGCGTTGCAGGTGATCAGTACTGTTAGAATGAGGTATAGTTGTTTCTTCATTTGCTTGCCTGGTATTCAGGCTGCAAAATTTGAAAACGATCATTAGACGGTCCTTACGCGATTATTAGAACAAGATTAGAAAGCAGGGTTTATTGGTAAATTAATGTGAAAGCAGGCGCCTTTGCCCTCATTGCTGGCCGCTGTAACAGTGCCTTTGTGCATATGGATGATCTTCTCGGTGATACTGAGGCCCACACCACTGCCGGGGAAGATCCTGGCATTATTGCCCCTGAAGAATGGCTGGAATACTGTGTCCTTTTCTGCGGGATCGATACCGATCCCTTCGTCTGCAATACTGATCAGCACAGAATCGCCGGTATGTGAGATCATAATGGTAACCGGCTTGTTGCCTGAAAACTTGAAAGCATTTTTGATCACATTGTTGATAGCGGTTTCCAGCAATACGCGGTTGCCATCTATCCAAACGGTATCAGTGAGGGAGCTTGAGAAATCGAACTGGTACTGGTTTCCCTGTTCTTTCCAATAATCCATGATATCCTGCAACAGGTTCTGCATGTCTACCGGCTCAAAATGATGGAGCGGTCTGGCGGCGTCGTAATTGCTTAATTCGAAAAGGCGGTTGATGATCACGGTGAGCTTTTCCGATTCAGCCAGAACAGAACGCATAGTACTGATATATTCTTCCTGGCTGCGCGGCTTGTTCAGCATCACTTCCAGCTCACCGATGATGGTGGTGAGCGGCGTTCTCAGTTCATGCGAAGCATTGCTCACAAAGGAACGCTGCATATCGAAAGCATGCTCCAGGTGACTGAGCAGCTCATTGAAATTATTGGCGAGCTCATTGATCTCATCTTTATTTTCTGGTACGATCACGCGCTTGTTCAGGGTTCCTGTCCTGATCTGCCGGATGGTATTGTTCACATGCACGATGGGTTTGAGAGCCTTACCTGCAAAGCGCTTGCTGAGCAGGAAGAGAATGATGAGGCCGATCACATAGGTGATGCAGAGCATCATCAGCAGGTTGTTGAGGTGCTGGCGACCGGTGAAGTTTTCCGCTGTGACGATGATCACGAAATCACCCTGGTTGTCTTTGTACGCAATACCTGCAGCAGGTTTATCGTCGAGCAGGAAGAAGAGCTCGTTGTTATTGCTCTGCCTGATCCTGTTCACGATCTCCGGTGTGATAGTGGCGGTGGAATCGTTGATGAAGGATTGCGTGTTCTCTTCATTGTAGA
This portion of the Pseudobacter ginsenosidimutans genome encodes:
- a CDS encoding TolC family protein; its protein translation is MKKQLYLILTVLITCNATVHAQAPDTLHLTLHEAEQRFIHSNLSLLAAKYNIDIAKTEVITSGLYHNPELSFENVLYDPENKRWLEPGYHGQNTAELSQVIILAGKRNKAVLLAQSQVKLSEHEFYDLVRTLTFTLRDNFYHLSFLQRSLGLYDAQIASLNRIVTGFKEQLAKGNIAQKELLRIQSLLYTLKATKKELQQEVNAVSTELKMLTRIDPAIPVTPVWTEPSFSFHPLQELNVQQLLDSARTHRQDLLAAKENVNSQELNRKLQKALAVPDLTVGITYDRQGSYIRDYTGVKVAMPLPLFNRNQGNIRQAESRILQSKTQLQHAEDQLAHEVMQRYTDALNAEALYEGIDQEFDDQFHHLIEEVQKNFVRRNISLLEFIDFYDSYKETIISLHQIRYNRYRALEQINFVSGTQLIHL
- a CDS encoding sensor histidine kinase, coding for MKIRNRLSLEFTLLTAGIMLLVMALIYGLFADYVKQVFYHRLRDRALITAQVFLEKDELTKKSFLEIQQKYLRSLAGERSFIYNEENTQSFINDSTATITPEIVNRIRQSNNNELFFLLDDKPAAGIAYKDNQGDFVIIVTAENFTGRQHLNNLLMMLCITYVIGLIILFLLSKRFAGKALKPIVHVNNTIRQIRTGTLNKRVIVPENKDEINELANNFNELLSHLEHAFDMQRSFVSNASHELRTPLTTIIGELEVMLNKPRSQEEYISTMRSVLAESEKLTVIINRLFELSNYDAARPLHHFEPVDMQNLLQDIMDYWKEQGNQYQFDFSSSLTDTVWIDGNRVLLETAINNVIKNAFKFSGNKPVTIMISHTGDSVLISIADEGIGIDPAEKDTVFQPFFRGNNARIFPGSGVGLSITEKIIHMHKGTVTAASNEGKGACFHINLPINPAF